DNA sequence from the Gouania willdenowi chromosome 21, fGouWil2.1, whole genome shotgun sequence genome:
cttgataagtgtgtgcgtcagtgtatgtctgcatgtgagcagagattctggcttggcagagactgtgctgcactgagaataatacgatctgtactgtttaatcatgattcagctgttcaaaagtgtaaagagtaatggagtcgtcatgtattaaaacatgacaaattgtacacatgaacatacatttgaggatatgatgatgaatataaaaatgaccataacaacGTCATGCAGCAGAAACAGGTGAAGAACGAAATAATCGGCTGGCAAGCAACGCTACGCACAATGCAAGACGTCATGCAGCAGAAACAGGTGAAGAACGGAATAATCGGCTGGTGAGAAACGCTGCACGAGTCAACACGCCGTGCAGCGGAAACGAGTGAAGAACGGAATAATCGCCTGGTGAGAAACGCTGCACGAGTCAACACGCCATGCAGCGGAAACGAGTGAAGAACGGAATAATTGCTTGGTGCAGCAGAAACACCTCAGCAGCACTGAGATCATCCCGGGATGCCTAACCATACTGCCTTCCAAGATTTATGGATCATCAAGATGGTACGCCAAAGAATTCCAAGATGCCATGGCCTTGCTCAGAGTCAAAGGCAAACCAGACTTCTTCCTCACCTTCACTTGCAACCCCAACTGGGCTGAGATTAAAAGACCGCTTTTTGAAGGTCAACAGACCCATCAAAGACCAGACATCATTGCCAGAGTATTCCACATGAAGGTGGAAGCTCTACTCACAGACCCTCTGAAACATGACATACTGGGACATGTGGACGCATTTGTGATGGTGAAAGAAACTCAAAAAAGACATTTTCCTCATATACGTACGCTCATCACCATGGTAAATTCAGGACCTCCACTGATATTGATCGCATCGTATCTGCAAAGATtccaaacaaagacacaaatccACATCTACATCACATTGTCACATTACATTGACAGAAAGTGTTCAAAGGACTACCCCAAAGAGTTGCGACATACCACAAGCTTCTCAGACAACTGCGATACTATGAGCTGACGCGCTATGAGTTAGGTCGGTACATCACTGCATCTGAGGCCTACTGGCGAATCTATGAATTCCCCATCCaacaaaccccccccccccgtaaAAACGCTGGCAATTCATTTAGAGAATGAACAGGTCATCACGTTCAATGATGACGGCGCTGTCCACAACTTACTGGACGCAGGACCACCTACAACTACACTGACTGCCTTTTTTAAAGCAATGTCTCTACATCCACACATGCGACACATTGTGGACCCAGATGTATTtcaacacttcacatacacagGTAAGACATTTCAATTACGAAAAAAAAGACTAAGTTCCCATGATTATTGCATGGCCGACACCGTTGGACGCATTCTAATGATTGCCTTCAACCCACACACTGCTGAACTGTTCTATCCCTGCATCCTTTTATACCGTATCCCAGGACCTACTTCCTTCAGAGACCTCCGTGAAGTTGGAGATGTGGTCATGGACACTTATTAGTTGCCTGCATTGCACATGGCATTGTTGACAATGACCAGGAAGTGGATTCTGTTATGGAGGAAGCAGCAAATGTGACCtttgcatacctgtcaagtatcccgttttggacgggaaactcccatattttaTACCCCTTTCCCGCCACCttcccgtattattattttcccggtaaaaatcccgtattttaatgtaatcatcATTAAAAGATAGATAAAAACATTCCTCCGCCTCTCCAAACTGGACGCTATCACTAACCTCGCAAGAACTGCCGCCTCATGTGACCTAGGTTGCAGTTCACTTCTCACGAGAGTAGATGCAACTTCCTACAGCGGGAACAAACCCGGAAAACATCaggagagatggatggatgtgaagAAGGCGCTCCGgcgaaaaaaaaactaaaaagtcatGTAAATACGATGAGAGATGGGacagtgactttacttttaTAAAGAAGAGCAGGATGGGGTCCAATTACAGGTTCTGTATGATTTGCAACTGCAATTTTAGCATCGCCCACGGAGGAAGGAGCGACGTAAATCAACACAAAAAATCCACTAAGCACAAGCGCTTGTCAAAATGTCAGCATTTGTGACAAGATATCCCAAAGAGGAAGATGAGGTCAATAATGCGGAGGTGAAAATGGCAATGCTGTGTGCCAACAACAACGTTGCTTTCACCTTCTGTGATGACTTCAACAAGTGTGTAGCTCAGATGTTCCCAGATTCTGCTATATCACGAAAATACTCTGCTGGAAAAACCAAAACTACGCAACTCATCAAAGGTGAATTCAGTCAAATTGAGTATGAATGATTATGTCCTGCATGCATATTGTAGATTAATTTTTACCTAACATTATTAACTGGTCATGTGGGATAGAAAATGGATGATATTAATTGGGCACTCACTCAACAGGTGCCATAGCAGCAGAACTGGATGACGAGTTGGCCAAAACATGTCGATCTCAGCCCTTTTCACTTTTGTGCGATGAAtcgaacaacagaaaaacagaaaaagaatttGTCATCCTGGCTAGACTCTATGATGAGGCCACTATGCAGGTCACTACACGATTTATGGAGATGCCTACATGCAATGTGGGAAATGCTGAAAATCTGTATGAAAAGTTGAGTGAAGCATTGAGGTAGGGGAACTGCAGTTGTATTGATGTGTCTTGTAGTTTGCATTTAATCAAAACTTCATATTTTGTCTGAATGTTTTTCCTGTTTGCAATAGAAAAAGAGGCATCCCATGGGAGAACCTGATAGCCTTTAACTCTGATAACGCGAGTGTCATGAAAGGCAGACACAACTCAGTTCTCAGCAGACTGAAGATAAGCCAGCCCCACGTCCAGGACCTTGGCTGCATTTGTCACCACGTACAGCTGGCCACTGGCTGTGGCATCAGAGCAGCCCAGGTACCAGTCAAAGGCATCCTAGTGGGGATATACACCCACTTTGATAAAAGGTCAATGCATATAAATGAAATAGGCATGCAGTTGATATTCTTATAAACACAAAGACATTTCCAACTtccaaaaaaattgttttctatCTTTCAGTGCAAAACGCTGTGAAACATACAAAGACTTTGTAGATTTCACTGATTCAGACCACCTGAAGCTCCTCAGGTACTGCAGCACGAGATGGCTGAGTCTGATAACCTGCCTTCAGAGAGTGTTGAACCAGTGAGATCCAATACAGGATGTTTCCAATTTAACCATGAATTGCACTTTGTGTCCCTTTGTACTATAGGCCTACTTTAACAGTCATGACGAGGTGGAGAGGAGTGCCAAAGTGCGTGATCTGGCAAGACATCTGCGTGATCCAATTGTGAAGACCTACTTCCTTTTTCTGAGTGCTGCTCTAAAGCCTCTATCATAATTTAATATTGCCTTCCAGGTGGGCATCAATAACATTGAACGAgtgaataatagaaaagaaaaatcacttatttttgttgtgaaatCTCCTGCAGTCAGAGGGAGTACAAATTCACAGACTTGAAGATGAGATGTGCAGGCTGATCAGGAAGTTCCTGGGCTACCTCATACCAGCCAGGGCCATTGTGAGTGTACCTCTCAGGGAGGTGGAGAAGGACATTAGTTGGCTGATGAAGAGCTCTTTATTGGAGCAGACACAAAGGCTTACATGagaagcagtgacgtgccgtgaccactagggctgggtaggcacgttgcaaatcgagaccaccaatgacaatttcatgtttctgctgtcaagtgttaattcaattcaaatcaattttatttgtataaagcaatttccaacaaagtcatctcaatgcgcttatcaaaatataaaattcatgataagaaagaaaaaacccaataagatccacatgaacaagtgtttagccatctaacaaaatcaacatcataaacaccattaaagaaacataaacaattatttaatatagcctccatactctccaacaagatatacagtatctcatgacatgacagcacatctgttgtttgtgttggaaacacagaaacacggagaaaatgacaacttagaacagcctcagtgaggagcatccacaaagccaatccttccttttgtaccattcactgtgaaaagtatgaaacatgttcagaccttacctttgctgaaggtctggtagctcaggtgttggtctccatctttcaaaagctgtcgtttttccgcAAAACAAAGtctctctatcatctctagcgctgtcacccgcccactagctagagaacgtagcagcagcagtcacgtgtcatctatttactaatgtgctgtgaacttacgtatagcatttagcatagctcaaaggcagctctctacactgcctttacgtgtaaattgatgtcacattggggacctgactgcgcatacgcaaacacgtaaactcacgcaatgagaacggaggcagaagagcgacgtgccATTGGgcgggggcgtggcctccctctgccttacagcggagcgaaaaaaaaaaaaaagactgcagctgttccaaGAAACAGCGTTGTTTAGTAaattgggctatgaaacgcacaaaatgcggacactttcaaacttataggtactgtaggctattggaaatagaaaaataaataatttataagtaaaaaaaaaaaattataattaaataatcaaaatatcaattcacccttgggtatgcactgcctaccttgcctaccctgacggcacgtcactgatgagAAGCATAGAGCCAAGAAGAAAATCTTTCAGttatatacagtaattatatGATCTTGTGACAGTATGAGAGTTTAGGCTGTAGTGTGCCTAAATGTTGCCATTAATGCATGTTTTACTGTTATGCTGTTGTCGATCTGTGAGAAGATTCTCTGAAGCAGTGCTTCAGAAGATGTTCTCCTTTCCCCTTGACCACCCACTCCTGAGGGACATGAAAGTGCTGGACCCTGCTGCTCGCCTCAACATTACTCCAGGGACAGGTAGATGTTAGTCACTACCCCATTGATAGAATTAAATATTGTGATGTGTAGTTTAGATCTGCAATATTCAgtcaaacacttgtttttttccagTGGAAAGGCTAGGTGCCTTGTTTCCTCAGTTGTGTTTGAGTGAAGATAGGCTGAGAGAGGAACTCATTGACTGACAGATGGCAAGCTACTCCCCCAAGAAAACCAAATTGACACATTCTGGGGACTGGTAGGGAAGGATGTGAGGTTCAGTGAGCTGCCAAGACTAATGAAGGCTTTACTATGCATTCCCCACAGCAATGCCAGTAGTGAAAGGGTGTTTAGTATGGTAAGTAAGATTGTTACTGAGAATAGGATGTCATTGGACAACAGCATTGTTTGTGCTTTACTGTCATGTAAAATAAACCATTCTGGCCCAGCCCACAAATACACTCCTtccaaaaaagtgttgaaagatGCAAAGTCAGCAACAAATCGGTATAACACATTATTAGTGAATGACAGAGAGAGAATTAACTGTTAATacgcaatgtgttgacttgtatgttaaataaaaaaaatctgctttttatactcttgttttcatttaggctgtattataacgtaggaatgttcacagcatttcaatgtcaacaaaggtatATTTTATAGTCATCTAATTGTGTTTACTAAGTgcttgacaagtgggtattttagatttcttgtcaTCTGTCTTAAAacataagggatactggagcttggttgggccgGTGGGTCGTTTCGTAGCGGACGCCAGacaatttcccttattttcaaatccaaaacttgacaggtatggaccTTTGGCCCAGCACTACGTGAAGTATTTGCCACCATGCTCATGTTTGTGCTTAGAGGAGAGCACTTGCAGTTTTGGGAAAGGCACATAAGTGTTCTTTGTGAAGACTTAATGCACAGGGGCTGCAATGAATGAGCCAAATGAGAACATTCTGAATCAAATGCTACTCGACCTCAAGGACCACTTTGAAAGACATGGCTTCACACTGAGTACAAACTTTAGACTCCCTGAGCCTAATCAACTTCATGATCAAAATCAGACTCCCCGCATCATCCAGCACGAGACAGAGCACAACATGGAGGAACTTCACTCTCAAATTACACAAACAGAAAACGCACTTAATCACGAGCAGCAAAGTGTTGTCAAAACCGTGATAGAGAGCGTGGAACAGGGACTTGGAAAGATGATCGCGCTTGATGCAAGTGGTGGGAAAGGAAAAACCTTCGTATTGTGCCACATCCTGAACAAAGTCCGTGCAAAAGGCAAAGTGTCTCTTGCAACAGCCGCAAGTCGCATCGCAGCAACCCTACTCCCAAAAGGCACCACCATTCACAGTAGAACAAAATGTCCCCTCATTCTCACTGCTGAATCCACTTGCGCTGTCAGTGAACATGACAACACTACCACACTCATTAGGATGGCACATCTCATGGTTGTGGATGAAGTGACGATGATGGATCACCGTGCATTAGAAGCAGCAGACCGTATATTTCGGTGGCTTCGTAGATCAGACAAACCATTTGGTGGCATCATAATGGTCTTTGGTGGCGACTGGAGGCAAATACTGACCGTTGTGCCACACGGTAGCCGAACCGAGATCATAGGATGGTGTTGCAAGAGCTCATACCtatggaaaaatgttgaaactCTAATCCTAACAATAAACATGAGAATCTCTCAAGCTACAGAACATCAACAAGCTGAAGAATACTTTGCCAAATTCCTCTTAGACCTTGGCGAGGCAAAAAATTCCAATAGTTCCAGAGGAAGGTGAATTCGCAATTAAACTCAACGACACACTGACAATTTCTGGTGACAAACTAAAAGACATTGTAAATTGGGCGTATGAAGACATGCTGGCCAACATTTCCTGTCCAACGTGGCTATGTGAACGTGTCATATTATGCCCAACTAACTCTGAAGTCAACACAGTAAATGAGTACATGACCAAGATCTTTCAACAGCGTTGACACAGCAGATTCTGAGGGTCATCATATGTATCCAACTGAGTTTTTAAACACACTCTGCCCTTCCGGAATGCCTCCTCATTGCATTTCTTTAAAAGTTGGAATGGTGATCCAACTTCGGCCAACAAAATGGACATTGTAATGGCTCAAGATACATTATCAAAGAAATCCTGCCACACCTCTTAGTTACAAAATCTGTAATTGGTGTAAATGCTGGACGTACACTCTTAATTCCACAAATCACAGTCATATCATCTTCCCATTCACCTCAAGACGCAAACAATTTCCAGTCAAACCATGCTTTTCCAGGACTGTGAATAAGTCACAGGGTTAATCTTTGCAGCACAAGAGATTTCTTCAGCCATGGACATTTTTATGTTGCcgccagcagagctgaaagaTCAAACAGACTTTGTATACTTGCTCtagacaaagaaacaaaaaaaaagcgacACTTTCTAAGCAATGTATATGTTATTATGTAATGTTGTATATACTGACTGTAAACCACTCTCTCATGCTCACTCAGTAGTTGGGGGAGGCTGGAAGCAGTGAGAGGTCCAAACAGGCACAGTTGTGATGAACCCCAAACAGGCTCCCACTTCTGACCTGGCTTACAGTTCTCTTTTAACCCTCATACTACACAGAATCTGAGGGTGTGTTTCCATTATTTTTAACTTCTTTAGTaattatgtttaaaaacaagtatttggATTTTGAAATCAATACAAATTAGACCATAAGAGGGAGGAGCGTCTGAGCGGCACGCACACTGATACTACGTACTATTACTACTAAGAACTAACACACTAACAACTAACAAACTAACCTCTAACATGGTGTGGTGGTGGGAATCCAGCCGCAAAATGACTCACTTAATGTGTTCCTGTGAGCCAGTCCCAAGCCTGGATAAATGGAGAGGGGCACCTTTAGTGTAAAATCCACCAGTTTTCTGTGTCTCTTCTCTATGGTCGTatgttggatgtacatgacatgtttgtgtgtaattaattttccaactgggttttgtgtttttccttgcCAAGGTAGGGTCTAAGGACGAGATGCTCTGgtacatttattattcatttacctAAGTCCAGCAAACACTGGTGCAACCTTTAGAATTAAATAGAATTAAAACAGGGAAatcacatgctattttactttgcacccacaaatgtACCCCTTTAGAACACCAcaaagtatgtacacctcttcaaccttcaaacacatgctcatttgaccataattgacaactttacttaagctcctcccactatatgaatacatacttccaacgggcactgtactagtctatactataatgacagaaagatctgtgtgtgtgcatttgtgtgtgtgtgtgtgtgtgtgtgtgtgtgtgtgtgtgtgtgtgtgtgtgtgtgtgtgtgtgtgtgtgtgtgtgtgtgtggagcaaatatcttcCCGACGCAGTGTCTGTTCCACctaaaactttgtcaacggcttccaaatactcCGAgtttgtgtatctgttattttggagtaatttggtcatttccaaatgtttattttaattttatttcacttctgggtggcagcttttgacctcaaGAGTGTGAGGGcacgctagcgcaccatctatatctatttcactgcacagctcacttccagTGCGTGCCAGCTGAGTTTGGCCCTGATCTcgctgtggacttctcttttgaggaaaaatacttttttactgtaacttatttggtgatgacgtcGTTTCAAAACGTTAGTTTGAGCATTCGCTATTTAGACTGGacggacctcacccggaagttattgacggcaatggctgctgtgttgaaagctgcacatttctttgcggcaagtgtgtgtgagagagaaccaacggagattagagtcccaggtagagagtctaacacacacacacgtcgatcaggtgcgcttcactatcgatcaccgtctacgtgacatgcgtgcaggtatgTAAGTGTTGAGTATAACTCATCcatagggtggtagtgactgtagtgttacgctctgagtcagatgtaagtgtttacatgttacgtagaTGGTGCTACAtcgtgaaggtcacctgatgaCTGCAGCTTCACTTAcaccacacctgccactacacctaactactgaaaatagatacgttcagtgaaagttaggcaggtacacgtggatggactggtgcccatAAATATAGAATGGATTCACTCCcctactcacacacacacaacaaacacgacaacaaaaatatgaaaatgacacacaaaactaaatatttatacaaaaaatacacaaaagtcaacagaaatgcaaaaaactacactaaaaaagacacaaaatgactccagaatcaccctacaaatgcaacaaaaaacagtaattatacaaaaaatgcacaaatgatgtaaaacaaaaaactaaacaagtaTACAGggagtacacaaaacgacaacagaaatgcacaaaaatatacaaaacggctccaaaaacacacaaaatgacgccaaaaaacatatattacagaaactaaaaatttatacaaaaaaatacactaaaatgacaacagaaatgcacaaaactacattaaaaaagacataaaaatacacaaaatgactccagaatcacactacaatggcaaaatGAGCATCCGcgctcacactgatatactagcaaagctctcaagtctcacttattgggtctgatgtgagtcactgatgtgcATGCATGTGCGTGGCTAAAGCccgtgggtgtgggtgtgtgtgagtcacagagtagcgagtcacacacacacacacacacattttttttaattttatagttACTCGAtttcatattattttgacaactctacttaagctctgcccactatatgaatacatacttccgacgggcactatACTGGTGTGTAGAAAATATTTTGCTTGCTTAAACAGCTcgctttttgaaaaaaaaaaaagaaaaaagaaaaaaaaataagacaacaAAGGTTCCTAAATCTGTTATGGTATCAGCATCTAGAGTTCTCCTTCTCAGACTTTAAAAACAATCCCAAAAGGAAATCTATCTTTAcgtacttttttctttttttttttacaagagacTCATTCAAGTGACAAAGTGAAATTTTGGAAAGCACAATGTTATCTCTCAACAATCATTTGAGCTATTCTCCTAAACATATTTAAAGGTGACATATGAATCATTATTTTCAGATGAGGGCAGGTGGATCACTCTGGTTTTTAAATTGGATAATACCTTCTTCATAATTTGCAATTTTATACaatcataacaaaaacaaaaaagaacaaatgtcaGAAATGTAGGGGTTCAAAgggttttaaaaaatgataatactgACAAGTAATTGTTATTTATGTTAGGAATAATATTTGCCAGGGAATGCCATCTACTGTAAAGCCGATTTAAATTgttgtagggaaccaaaccctCCATGTTGATCTTTGACCTAGGACACTAGTTTCACCAGTCAATGGAGTCAGAGAGTCTGTCTCCTACTGTGAAATGCAAATGTGCCCCACAGGGGGATCTTCTCCCTCATCCTGTCCGAACAAAAGAACAGGAGAATCCAAGAACAGTTTTGCTCTTGTTATCACCTCTCTGCTACATTACAATCAAAAGGAAACAgtcagtcaatgtttacatgctaagttttcaaactctgggctccgaccccctgcagACGTTGTCACCTCCAGAACCCAAACCAATGGTCACACAGGACGGTGGAATAACACAAGCtctcctgctcaaatgagaacaaagaacatgTGCTGGTTTGgaaagtcacaaaagaaaggattattgttacgggttcctgcagaaattgaaattacaaatattgtctgtcctatgccactcttttcatgtaattcaataaccaacagaatgctattttaaaatgtttatcatttaaaaggttAGTTCAAGGTACCCAATGTTAACCATatgataaagaaaattccttaacCCAAATTTTGACATTCAGGTTTATTAACATCTGAATCGTGGACCAAACCGTGGTCCCTTCTCTTAGTCTGACACCGGCTGCGATCATCCCAGAAGAGGTTGTGGATCGGCCAATAGAAACGCTGCTGTTTAACGAAACAGATTTCAACGGCGGCACGCCAGCGCAGCTATACTGCCACACGGACGCtgttcctgcaaacccagaacgtctccaggtccaaccagaccgcatctcaaggtatggaccagtgaacaatggagcagcagaactgactcactCAAACTACAATACAACCCCATACTTACACTCCACTCACAATCCACCACATATATGTTTGTCCGTCTTCCCTCtttgttatgattttattctttgattttacaatagttagtctatattagtttagaatagtgattcactttactacatgtaatcctcacttttgttagcttagaaatgcatttcatcatCGTTTAATCACTGCATTGTTCTCGTTTCTTACTGGATTAtgcaaataaaaagttaaacgtaatctttgattcctctgattcattaaagctgtgatgatggtgtagatttgctgttagaattcacttctctgatttaatactttgtttaCTCTGAAGAAAAACTTCgacatatttcctctttttaagagGTGGCACCCAGTAATTCGTtgagctaatattaataatcataattaatatcctcattcatataacccattattaactACCGTTATCCTCCTACAGTGTCTTAGATCACCCTCAGGTGGGTTTGTCTTTGGTTCAGAGGTCTTAGAagttattatattaataacaaaGCAGGTAGAatttatgcatttattataacaagtgaaaatattgatattgtaCAAGCATGATATTAAGTTAAGTCGATGATTCCTAAAATATTACTACTAGTTGATTGgtataaaaatatacacattttgtacagatttatttacattatgaaTGAAATGTATGATCTGTGTGAGAAAaaatttcaataataaaataaactaataaacaggGATACTAGAAGATAGGTTGACTATAATTTTGGAAATTAGCACTTTACCATAGGGCTCTGCATACCCTCCTTTCATCAAGCGATGTGGTAAAGGCTCCCAGGTTCGTAGTTGGCAAAAGTGGGGAAGTTCTTTCATTTCCACAGAGTTGGAGAAGTTCTTTGCATTCGAAGGAGCATGACTCGTGGAGATACCGTCTGGGCTTGTTGGTTCTGAGGATCTCTGATATCAGCAGCACATTTTGGCGGTGATGGTCATTCTTTCAAACTATGTTCTTAATAATGTGCAAAAAAGATTGTTCTAAAACTTTACTGGTTGCAAAGTTGTAAACAGTTCTggttttaataaaatgaaaaagttgcttgaaacattaatttcaaaataaaagtttgcttaaaataaaacaagttgcTAGTTAAAATCTGGAGGTGGCAAAGGCCCAACCTCAAACAAAGAATGCTCAAAGTTTCATGGTTGCTTTGCTACGAGTCTGCTGGCTTGGGACCTGAACTGAGACTGCATTCACACCGATCATTTGCTCGGAAGGTTGGCTTCGTTTTGGCCGT
Encoded proteins:
- the LOC114455414 gene encoding uncharacterized protein LOC114455414, whose amino-acid sequence is MSAFVTRYPKEEDEVNNAEVKMAMLCANNNVAFTFCDDFNKCVAQMFPDSAISRKYSAGKTKTTQLIKGAIAAELDDELAKTCRSQPFSLLCDESNNRKTEKEFVILARLYDEATMQVTTRFMEMPTCNVGNAENLYEKLSEALRKRGIPWENLIAFNSDNASVMKGRHNSVLSRLKISQPHVQDLGCICHHVQLATGCGIRAAQVPVKGILVGIYTHFDKSAKRCETYKDFVDFTDSDHLKLLRPTLTVMTRWRGVPKCVIWQDICVIQL